The genomic stretch GGCGTCGGCACCGATGTGTTGACCATTCAGGGCAGTGGTCAGCTGGCTGAGTGACAGCGGCTTAAGCATGTGGAGCCTCCCAGGCTGCAAGTGCCTTTTCGGCTTCGGTCAAATCGGAGAAATCATGGCGCTCGCCATTGATCTCCTGATAATCCTCGTGCCCCTTACCAGCCAGCACGATCACATCGTTGGCAGCGGCAGTGGCGATCAGGTGCGCAATGGCTTCGCCACGGCCGGCGACGAACTCGACGTCGTCAGGCCTGGCGAAACCGGGGCGGATATCATCGAAGATGCGCAACGGGTCTTCAGTACGCGGGTTGTCGTCGGTGACCAGTACGCGGTCAGCCAGGCGCTCGGCCACTTCGGCCATCAGCGGGCGCTTGCCGCGATCACGGTCACCGCCGCAGCCGAACAGGCACAACAGCTTGCCACGAGCGTGCGGGCGCAGCGCCTCGAGTACTTTTTCAAGTGCATCCGGTGTGTGCGCGTAGTCGACCACCACCAGCGGTTTGTCGCCGCCACCCAGGCGCTGCATACGACCTACCGGGCCCTGCAGTTGCGGCGTGACCTTGAGGATCTCGTCCAGCGCATAGTCCAGCGCCAGCAGGGTCGCCACAGCGGCAAGCATGTTGCTCAGGTTGAAGCGGCCCAGTAGTTGACTGCGCAAGATACGCTCACCTTGGGCAGTGACGATTGTGGCGCGCACGCCATCGTCACTGAACACGGCTTCGCGACAGAACAGCGAGGCCTCAGGGCGTTCCAGGCTGTAGCTCAGCAGTCGGGTTTCGATATGGTCGACACTCGGGCGGCGCGCAAAGTCGGCGGCCAGACGACGACCAAAGGCGTCATCCAGGTTGACCACCTGGCAACGCAGGCTCGGCCAGGCGAACAGCTTGGCCTTGGCGGCCTCATAGGCTTCCATGCTGCCGTGATAGTCGAGGTGGTCGCGGGACAGGTTGGTCATTACCGCGATGTCGAATTCCAGTGCGGCAACACGGCCTTGCTCCAGGGCATGGGAAGACACTTCCATGGCCACGGCCTTGGCGCCGCCTTTCTTGAGGTCGTTGAGGGTTGATTGCACGGCAATCGGGTCGGGCGTGGTCAGGCGACCGCTCTGCAACTCGCCGAAGAAGCCAGTACCCAGGGTGCCAATCAGGCCGCAGCGCTGGCCAAGCAGGTCGAGCGCCTGGGCTACCAGCTGGGTAACGCTTGTCTTGCCGTTGGTGCCGGTCACGCCGACCAGATTCAACTGGCGGCTCGGTTCACCATAGAAGCGCCCGGCGATATCTGACAACTGAGCGATCAGCCCTTTGACCGGAATCAGCGGCACATCGGTCAGCGGCAGCACGTTGGCACCCTGCTCTTCATAGGCCACGGCGGCAGCGCCACGGGCCAGGGCGTCGGCAATATGCTCGCGACCATCGACCTTGGCGCCCGGTACGGCCAGGAACAAGTCACCCGGGCGCACACTGCGGCTGTCCAGGGTCAGCTCACGAATCAACGGATCACGGCTGGCGTGGGCGAAAAGTTTGCTTAATGGCATTGTCATCATCCACGCCCTCCCTTGGCGGCTGCTGCATTGACTTGCGATTGCACCGCGGGTGCAGGTGGCGGCAGGTTGTCTGGCGGCACGTTCATCAGGCGCAGGGTGCCGGACATGACCTTGCTGAATACAGGTGCCGAAACCAGGCCACCGAAGTACCCCCCCTTTCTCGGCTCGTCGATGACCACGACGATGGCGTAGCGCGGGTCACTCATTGGCCCGAAGCCGGCGAACAGCGAGCGGTAGGCGTTTTCGGTGTACCCCTTGGCACCCACGGTGGCCTTACGCGCGGTGCCGGACTTGCCGGCCACGTGATAGAACGGCACCTGGGCACGGAAGACGCCGCGCGGGGCTTCGATCACCTGCTGCAGCATGCCCTGAACGGTTTCGGCGACTTCTTTCGGGATGGCCTGCACCGCTTCTGGTGTCTTGTCTAGCTTGATGATCGACAGCGGCACCATCTTGCCGTCGTTGGCCAGCGCCGCGTAGGCATGCACCAGCTGCAGGGCGGTGACCGATACGCCGTAGCCATAGGACAGGGTCGCGGTCTCGGCCTTGCGCCACTCACGGTGGTTGGGCAGGTTGCCGACACGCTCGCCCGGGAAGCCAAGGCCGGTGTACTGGCCCAGGCCGACCTGGGACATGACCCGGTAGATGGCCTCGCCGCCGATGTCGAAGGCGATCTTGCTCATGCCAACGTTACTGGAGTTGATCAGGATGCCGGTCAAATCAAGAATCGGACCCTCGCTGCGCGACACATCCCTGATGGTGTAACGACCGATCTGAAGGCTGCCAGGGTAAACCTCGACCTTGTCGCTCGGCTTCCAGCGGCCGCTCTGCAGCGCTGCACTCATGGAGATCGGCTTGACCGTGGAGCCCGGCTCGAACACGTCGATGATCGCCCGGTTACGCATGGCCGACGGGAACATGCTACGGCGGTTGTTGGGGTTGTAGGTCGGCTGGTTGACCATGGCCAGGACCTCACCGGTCTTGACGTCCATGATCACCAGACTGCCGGCCTTGGCGTCCTGCTCGGCAATGGCGTTGCGCAGCTCGCGGGTAGCCAGGTACTGCAGGCGCAGGTCTATGGACAACGCCAAGGTCTTCCCGGCCTTGGCGTTCTTGGTTACCTGAATGTCCTTGATCAGCCGGCCGCGCCGGTCCTTGATTACCTGGCGCTTGCCGGGCACACCGGCCAGCCACTCGTCATAGGCCAGCTCCACCCCTTCGCGACCGTGGTCATCGAGGTCGGTAAAGCCGACCATATGCGCAGTCACATCACCGGCCGGATAGAAGCGGCGGAATTCTTCCAGGCCATACACACCCGGCACTTTGAGGTCGAGCACGTGCTGGCCTTGCTCGGGGGTCAGACCCCGGACCAGGTAGATGAACTCTTTGTTGGCCTGCTGGGTCAGGCGCTCGGTCAACTGCTGCGGGTTTTGCCCCAGCGCTGCGGCCAATTGCGGCCAACGCTCCTTGGAGGCCTGCATCTCTTTGGGGTTGGCCCACAAGGTGGTGACCGGGGTGCTCACGGCCAATGGCTCACCGTTGCGGTCAGTAATCAAACCGCGGTGCGCCGGGATGGGGATGTGACGCAGGCTGCGCGCATCGCCCTGGCCCTTGAGGAAGTCACGGTCAACTACCTGCAGGTCGATGATGCGCCAGCAAATGGCACCGACCATGATCGCCAGCAAGCCGATCACTACACGGAAGCGCCACGGGTAGAGTGCGCCTTCGAGCTTCATCATGGCGCCACCATCCGGACTTCGTCAGCTGACGGCACGCGCATGTTCAATTGCTCGGAGGCCAGGCTCTCGATGCGACTGGCAGCGGTCCAGGTACTCTGCTCAAGAATCAACCGGCCCCATTCGGCCTGAGCCTTGTCGCGCTCGTTCAATTCACCGTACAGGGTGTTGAGCAGCTGACGGTTCCAGTGCGCACTGTAGGACACGGCAATGGCCGAAACCAGTACGCTGATGAACAGCAGAAGCATCAGGAAGCTTCCGCCTGGCAAGGGTTTGGCAAATAGCCTGCTCACCGCAGCTTCTCCGCCACGCGCATTACGGCGCTACGCGAGCGTGGGTTGGCCTTGAGCTCGGCCTCGGAAGCGAACTGGGCCTTGCCGATGAGCTTGATTTTCGGCTCGAAGACCTTGTGCTGAACCGGCAGGTTCCGCGGCAGGTTGTCGGCCTCCCCCTTCACCAGCTTGCGCATGAACAGCTTGACGATACGATCTTCCAGCGAGTGGAAACTGATGACCGCCAAGCGACCACCGACTTCGAGCGCATCCAGCGCAGCCTCAAGGCCAGCCTCCAGATCACCCAGCTCGTTGTTGACGTGAATACGAAGGCCCTGGAAGGCACGGGTAGCCGGATTCTTGCCCTTTTCCCAGGCCGGGTTGGCCACTTTGAGCACCTCCGCCAGGTCGGCGGTACGGGTGAAGGGCTGTTTTTCGCGGCGCTCGACCACTGCACGCGCCATGCGCCCGGCAAAGCGTTCCT from Pseudomonas putida encodes the following:
- a CDS encoding UDP-N-acetylmuramoyl-L-alanyl-D-glutamate--2,6-diaminopimelate ligase; this encodes MTMPLSKLFAHASRDPLIRELTLDSRSVRPGDLFLAVPGAKVDGREHIADALARGAAAVAYEEQGANVLPLTDVPLIPVKGLIAQLSDIAGRFYGEPSRQLNLVGVTGTNGKTSVTQLVAQALDLLGQRCGLIGTLGTGFFGELQSGRLTTPDPIAVQSTLNDLKKGGAKAVAMEVSSHALEQGRVAALEFDIAVMTNLSRDHLDYHGSMEAYEAAKAKLFAWPSLRCQVVNLDDAFGRRLAADFARRPSVDHIETRLLSYSLERPEASLFCREAVFSDDGVRATIVTAQGERILRSQLLGRFNLSNMLAAVATLLALDYALDEILKVTPQLQGPVGRMQRLGGGDKPLVVVDYAHTPDALEKVLEALRPHARGKLLCLFGCGGDRDRGKRPLMAEVAERLADRVLVTDDNPRTEDPLRIFDDIRPGFARPDDVEFVAGRGEAIAHLIATAAANDVIVLAGKGHEDYQEINGERHDFSDLTEAEKALAAWEAPHA
- the ftsL gene encoding cell division protein FtsL — its product is MSRLFAKPLPGGSFLMLLLFISVLVSAIAVSYSAHWNRQLLNTLYGELNERDKAQAEWGRLILEQSTWTAASRIESLASEQLNMRVPSADEVRMVAP
- a CDS encoding penicillin-binding protein 2 is translated as MMKLEGALYPWRFRVVIGLLAIMVGAICWRIIDLQVVDRDFLKGQGDARSLRHIPIPAHRGLITDRNGEPLAVSTPVTTLWANPKEMQASKERWPQLAAALGQNPQQLTERLTQQANKEFIYLVRGLTPEQGQHVLDLKVPGVYGLEEFRRFYPAGDVTAHMVGFTDLDDHGREGVELAYDEWLAGVPGKRQVIKDRRGRLIKDIQVTKNAKAGKTLALSIDLRLQYLATRELRNAIAEQDAKAGSLVIMDVKTGEVLAMVNQPTYNPNNRRSMFPSAMRNRAIIDVFEPGSTVKPISMSAALQSGRWKPSDKVEVYPGSLQIGRYTIRDVSRSEGPILDLTGILINSSNVGMSKIAFDIGGEAIYRVMSQVGLGQYTGLGFPGERVGNLPNHREWRKAETATLSYGYGVSVTALQLVHAYAALANDGKMVPLSIIKLDKTPEAVQAIPKEVAETVQGMLQQVIEAPRGVFRAQVPFYHVAGKSGTARKATVGAKGYTENAYRSLFAGFGPMSDPRYAIVVVIDEPRKGGYFGGLVSAPVFSKVMSGTLRLMNVPPDNLPPPAPAVQSQVNAAAAKGGRG